Genomic segment of Camelina sativa cultivar DH55 unplaced genomic scaffold, Cs unpScaffold05463, whole genome shotgun sequence:
TGGAAAATTGTTTTACTTGCTCAACGATTGGTGTTGCAAATCGACGCTCGATGAGGAGATCGACGTATAGTTTCCTGTTCTTGCTGTTAACAGCCAGGGATTTCCCGCCTACACATAGCTCTATTAAATCCCTCTTTCCCAGCTCCTCGGTTTCCAACACGAATGTTAGACCAAGACCAGCGTTTGCATCGAAATACTCTGGATCCATTTCTAACACCTGTTTGCAGCTATTGTAGATGATTCGATCCGTGTCCTTAATATCTTCCAGAGAAATTTTCATTCCGGCCA
This window contains:
- the LOC109131802 gene encoding E3 ubiquitin-protein ligase UPL5-like, yielding MHKVQVGVLFDRVFFLQLAGMKISLEDIKDTDRIIYNSCKQVLEMDPEYFDANAGLGLTFVLETEELGKRDLIELCVGGKSLAVNSKNRKLYVDLLIERRFATPIVEQVKQFSRGFNHMLSDSAPPRSFFKRLYLEDLDGMLRGGENAISIDDWKAHTEYNGFKETDRQI